In a genomic window of Streptococcus oralis:
- a CDS encoding ABC transporter permease/substrate-binding protein yields the protein MANLISTFQERFGDWVTALSQHLQLSLLTLLLAIFIAIPLAVYLRYHEKLADWVLQIAGIFQTIPSLALLGLFIPLMGIGTLPALTALVIYAIFPILQNTITGLKGIDPSLQEAGIAFGMTRWERLKKFEIPLAMPVIMSGIRTAAVLIIGTATLAALIGAGGLGSFILLGIDRNNTSLILIGALSSAVLAIAFNFLLKVMEKAKLRTIFSGFALVTILLGLSYSPALLAQKEKENLVIAGKLGPEPEILANMYKLLIEENTSMTATVKPNFGKTSFLYEALKKGDIDIYPEFTGTVTESLLQPSPKVGHEPDQVYQVARDGIAKQDHLAYLKPMSYQNTYAVAVPKKIAQEYGLKTISDLKKVEGQLKAGFTLEFNDREDGNKGLQSMYGLNLNVATMEPALRYQAIQSGDIQITDAYSTDAELARYDLQVLEDDKQLFPPYQGAPLMKEALLKKHPELETVLNKLAGKITESQMSQLNYQVGVEGKSAEQVAKEFLQEQGLLKK from the coding sequence ATGGCTAATTTGATATCAACTTTTCAGGAGCGTTTTGGTGATTGGGTAACAGCTCTATCTCAACATTTGCAGTTATCGCTTTTGACCTTGTTACTAGCTATTTTTATAGCGATTCCCTTGGCTGTTTATCTTCGCTATCATGAGAAATTGGCGGACTGGGTCTTGCAGATTGCAGGGATTTTCCAGACCATCCCGTCTCTGGCCTTGTTGGGGCTCTTTATTCCCTTGATGGGAATTGGAACCTTGCCTGCTTTGACGGCTCTAGTGATTTATGCGATTTTCCCGATTTTGCAAAATACTATTACTGGGCTGAAGGGAATTGATCCGAGTCTGCAAGAGGCTGGGATTGCCTTTGGTATGACCAGGTGGGAGCGTCTCAAGAAGTTTGAAATTCCACTTGCCATGCCTGTCATAATGTCTGGTATTCGGACGGCGGCGGTTTTGATTATCGGTACGGCAACCTTGGCTGCCTTGATTGGTGCAGGGGGACTAGGTTCCTTTATCCTTTTGGGAATTGACCGCAATAATACCAGTCTGATTTTGATTGGGGCCCTTTCTTCTGCAGTGCTTGCCATTGCCTTTAACTTCCTACTAAAAGTGATGGAAAAAGCAAAATTGAGAACGATTTTCTCTGGTTTTGCCTTGGTGACCATATTGCTCGGTCTGTCTTATAGTCCAGCCCTTTTGGCTCAAAAAGAGAAAGAAAACTTGGTGATTGCTGGGAAATTGGGACCAGAACCCGAAATTTTGGCCAATATGTATAAGTTGCTGATTGAAGAAAATACCAGTATGACTGCGACTGTTAAACCGAATTTTGGGAAAACAAGCTTCCTCTATGAAGCTCTGAAAAAAGGGGACATTGATATCTATCCTGAATTTACTGGTACGGTGACTGAAAGTTTGCTTCAGCCATCACCTAAAGTGGGTCATGAGCCAGATCAGGTTTATCAGGTGGCGCGTGATGGCATTGCCAAACAGGATCATCTGGCCTATCTAAAACCTATGTCTTATCAAAATACCTATGCTGTAGCTGTTCCGAAAAAGATTGCTCAAGAATATGGCTTGAAGACCATTTCGGACTTGAAAAAAGTGGAAGGACAGTTGAAGGCAGGCTTTACTCTCGAATTTAATGATCGTGAGGATGGAAATAAGGGCTTGCAATCAATGTATGGTCTCAATCTCAACGTAGCGACCATGGAGCCAGCTCTTCGCTATCAGGCAATTCAGTCAGGCGATATTCAAATCACAGATGCCTATTCGACAGATGCAGAGTTGGCACGTTATGATTTACAGGTCTTGGAGGATGACAAGCAACTCTTCCCGCCTTATCAAGGGGCACCACTCATGAAAGAAGCTCTTCTCAAGAAACACCCAGAGTTAGAAACGGTGCTTAATAAATTGGCTGGTAAAATTACAGAAAGCCAGATGAGCCAGCTTAACTACCAAGTTGGTGTAGAAGGCAAGTCAGCAGAACAAGTAGCCAAGGAATTTCTACAAGAACAAGGTTTGTTGAAGAAATAG
- a CDS encoding energy-coupling factor transporter transmembrane component T — MTDKTLISGASRVKLKWYQVIDPITKLLFILDMTLLSFASMNLLLQAGLILVATLLLLFSKLSSTTFKALGFSLFLICTMLIIQGLFYSRNQTVLFSVLGVSFYKEGLIYATTLGCRVLVIILTSGFFMVTTSISENAAYLELSGLSYKTVYVLMSVCYILPEMMRNMRKIQQAQKVRGTNPQKTLIQKLKSVLPVLIPLVIKTLDQSMTRSISLQLRGFDNLNRTVRTSQRVYRLSRTLHIGLTGLAILLIGWKIWTKINGL, encoded by the coding sequence ATGACTGATAAAACATTGATTTCTGGAGCGTCACGGGTCAAGCTCAAGTGGTACCAGGTGATCGATCCGATTACTAAGCTCTTGTTCATCTTGGACATGACGTTGTTGAGCTTTGCCAGTATGAATTTATTGCTTCAGGCCGGATTAATTCTTGTCGCAACACTGCTATTGTTATTTTCCAAATTGAGTTCTACCACCTTTAAGGCGCTGGGATTCAGCCTGTTTCTGATTTGCACCATGCTGATCATCCAAGGGTTATTTTACAGTCGGAATCAAACTGTGCTGTTTTCTGTGCTTGGGGTGTCGTTCTACAAAGAAGGCCTGATTTACGCCACCACTCTGGGTTGTCGAGTATTGGTGATTATTTTGACCAGTGGCTTTTTTATGGTGACCACGAGTATTTCAGAAAACGCGGCCTATTTGGAACTGTCCGGATTGTCTTATAAAACCGTCTACGTTCTGATGTCGGTGTGTTATATTTTGCCGGAAATGATGCGCAATATGCGGAAAATCCAGCAGGCACAAAAAGTTCGCGGAACCAATCCGCAAAAAACGTTGATTCAGAAACTAAAGTCAGTCCTGCCGGTTCTAATTCCATTGGTGATTAAGACATTGGATCAATCGATGACGCGGTCGATTTCTCTCCAACTGAGAGGTTTTGATAATCTCAACCGGACTGTCAGAACCTCCCAGCGCGTGTATCGCCTGTCGCGGACGCTGCACATTGGTCTGACTGGATTGGCAATTTTATTGATTGGGTGGAAGATATGGACGAAGATAAACGGATTGTAA
- a CDS encoding ABC transporter ATP-binding protein, with the protein MDEDKRIVIENLTTRYPGTEQPQLRQINAEVHTGQVVGIIGNSHSGKSTLCRVLAGVIPKIVSAEIEGDWHMFGQRVSDNWPVYNAMNGVVLQNPAGQLSGLADTVADEIAFDLINQGMAEGLIQKRVEEVATQMGLIEQLNLRPESLSGGQIQRLAIATAIVANPAVLIMDDPTSEMDPLGRRQFFQWLAQVKETTVFIVTSEIDDLCEVADVVWVLHEGQMVAQGRPGEVFNHLAADWQIPAPTIQQLAQKMDWHLADGRYPVNYADLKEVRYVHN; encoded by the coding sequence ATGGACGAAGATAAACGGATTGTAATTGAAAATTTGACCACCCGTTATCCGGGTACTGAGCAACCACAACTGCGTCAGATTAACGCGGAGGTTCATACCGGCCAGGTGGTTGGGATTATCGGGAATAGCCACTCCGGCAAATCGACTTTGTGCCGTGTTCTGGCAGGGGTCATTCCCAAAATTGTGTCTGCTGAGATTGAGGGCGATTGGCACATGTTTGGCCAGCGAGTGTCTGACAATTGGCCCGTTTATAATGCCATGAATGGAGTTGTACTGCAAAATCCAGCTGGCCAACTAAGCGGGTTGGCAGACACGGTTGCCGATGAAATCGCCTTTGACTTGATTAATCAGGGAATGGCTGAAGGACTGATTCAAAAACGGGTTGAAGAAGTTGCCACGCAAATGGGGCTGATTGAACAGCTGAATTTGCGTCCCGAGAGCCTTTCCGGTGGTCAGATCCAGCGGTTGGCAATTGCCACGGCGATTGTGGCTAATCCGGCTGTTTTGATTATGGATGATCCGACCAGTGAGATGGATCCCCTTGGCCGCCGGCAATTTTTCCAATGGCTGGCCCAAGTCAAAGAGACGACTGTCTTCATTGTCACCAGTGAAATTGACGATTTGTGCGAAGTCGCCGACGTTGTGTGGGTGCTGCACGAGGGTCAAATGGTAGCCCAGGGCAGGCCGGGTGAGGTGTTTAATCATTTGGCAGCTGACTGGCAGATTCCAGCCCCGACAATCCAGCAACTTGCTCAAAAAATGGATTGGCACTTGGCTGATGGCCGGTATCCGGTGAATTACGCTGATCTGAAGGAGGTTCGTTATGTCCACAATTGA
- a CDS encoding energy-coupling factor ABC transporter ATP-binding protein: protein MSTIELSHLTFTYPERSFSLDVEDKHFADPMVAIVGQNGAGKSTLFKLLTGLLTPQTGVIKIDGENFNDLKPVEKLLKVGITFQNPDDQLFNPTVQREVEWNVAQVMDDHDTITRRALAALKRVGLDDKTAESPYDLSLSERKLLSVATVLAVDPAIYLFDEPMMSLDWESRRKLTAIFHQLADSGHQVVTITHDMDWVAAEFESVYVMEHGKFGFAGSPRELFSNHELVQRVGLLPPRIMDIAESLGDSQTYLSVNDYCQKNRDV, encoded by the coding sequence ATGTCCACAATTGAACTGAGCCACCTGACGTTCACTTATCCGGAACGGTCCTTTAGCTTGGATGTTGAAGACAAACACTTCGCCGATCCGATGGTGGCGATTGTCGGCCAAAATGGTGCCGGCAAATCAACGCTCTTCAAATTGTTGACGGGTTTGCTGACACCACAAACCGGTGTGATTAAGATCGATGGAGAAAATTTTAATGATCTTAAACCAGTCGAAAAGTTACTGAAGGTTGGGATTACTTTTCAGAATCCTGACGATCAGCTTTTCAACCCGACCGTTCAACGAGAGGTGGAGTGGAATGTCGCGCAGGTCATGGATGACCACGACACGATTACGAGGCGGGCTTTAGCGGCTCTAAAAAGAGTTGGCTTGGATGATAAAACAGCTGAAAGTCCATATGACCTGTCATTGTCGGAACGCAAGCTGTTGAGCGTTGCCACAGTTTTGGCAGTGGATCCGGCGATTTATTTATTTGATGAGCCGATGATGTCGCTTGATTGGGAAAGCCGGCGCAAGTTGACCGCAATTTTCCATCAGTTGGCTGATTCGGGCCACCAAGTTGTGACCATCACCCATGACATGGATTGGGTCGCCGCCGAGTTTGAGTCGGTGTATGTTATGGAACACGGGAAGTTTGGCTTCGCCGGCAGTCCACGGGAATTGTTCAGCAATCACGAACTTGTCCAGCGAGTGGGATTACTACCACCGCGGATTATGGACATAGCGGAGTCGCTGGGTGATTCACAGACATATTTATCGGTTAATGATTATTGCCAGAAAAATCGAGATGTATAG
- a CDS encoding glucuronide permease — MLTSMILGILTIVLALAFSLLHLAAAFSAMKQKNYSLGNKCILVGSCLTSLALAIFYFVPLATILLWIVGSSIVCYGAYWNGRQQENQHISHHIVRITSAIIITVLFILL, encoded by the coding sequence ATGTTAACTTCGATGATTCTAGGAATACTAACAATTGTACTAGCTCTCGCCTTCTCACTGCTTCACCTTGCTGCTGCTTTTTCAGCCATGAAACAAAAGAACTACAGTTTGGGAAACAAGTGTATCTTGGTCGGCAGTTGCCTCACTTCTCTGGCTCTAGCCATCTTTTACTTCGTCCCACTTGCAACCATTCTTCTATGGATTGTGGGTTCGAGTATCGTCTGCTATGGTGCCTACTGGAACGGGCGACAGCAAGAAAACCAACATATATCGCACCACATCGTTCGTATAACGAGCGCTATTATCATTACGGTATTATTCATTTTGCTCTAA
- a CDS encoding TetR/AcrR family transcriptional regulator: protein MPNRDRRVSKTKQAIYQAFLQLLNDKGYDATTVQDIIDLADVGRSTFYCHYESKELLLDELCRYLFHHLFEREEHFTTEDYLTHIFSHFQKNQDRVTSLLFSKNDYFLRQLHKELEHHVYPMVADDLQEAYPNIPASYLQHFVVTNFIETLTWWLKKGKSYTEDQVVRFYLDVIEMTSITPLDN from the coding sequence ATGCCAAATAGAGACCGTCGAGTCAGCAAGACTAAACAAGCTATCTATCAAGCTTTTTTACAACTTTTGAACGACAAAGGCTATGATGCTACTACTGTCCAAGATATCATTGACTTGGCAGATGTTGGGCGCTCAACCTTTTACTGTCACTACGAGAGCAAGGAACTGCTTTTAGATGAACTCTGTCGCTACCTCTTTCATCATCTCTTTGAAAGGGAAGAACACTTTACTACCGAGGACTACCTCACACATATCTTTTCACATTTTCAGAAAAACCAGGACCGTGTCACCAGTCTCCTTTTTTCCAAAAACGACTACTTCCTCCGCCAACTACACAAGGAACTCGAACACCACGTCTATCCCATGGTGGCGGATGACTTGCAAGAGGCCTATCCAAACATTCCGGCCTCCTACCTCCAGCATTTTGTTGTGACGAACTTTATCGAGACCCTAACTTGGTGGCTAAAAAAAGGAAAATCCTATACCGAAGACCAAGTGGTGAGATTTTACCTTGATGTAATCGAGATGACCTCTATAACTCCACTTGATAACTAA
- a CDS encoding cation diffusion facilitator family transporter: MSSKTSIWLAFFLNLSYAIVEFIAGGIFGSSAVLADSVHDLGDAIAIGISAFLETISNREEDRQYTLGYKRFSLLGAMLTAVILMIGSVLVILENITKIVHPQPVNENGILWLGIIAVAINVLASLVVRKGKTKNESILSLHFLEDTLGWLAVILMAIILRYTDWYILDPLLSLVISIFILSKAIPRFWSALKIFLDAVPEGVETSDLEKDLEALPNVKSVNQLSIWSMDGLENNAVVHICIWDWEQMMETKEVVRQFLEERGVQNITIEVDSSQSNHAQHKRRVRELEQKHGHHH, translated from the coding sequence ATGAGTTCTAAAACATCTATCTGGTTAGCTTTTTTCTTAAATTTAAGCTATGCGATAGTCGAGTTTATCGCAGGAGGAATCTTTGGTTCGAGTGCAGTTCTTGCTGATTCTGTTCATGACTTGGGAGATGCTATAGCCATTGGCATCTCAGCCTTTTTAGAAACAATTTCAAACCGTGAAGAAGATAGGCAGTACACCTTGGGTTACAAACGTTTTAGTCTTTTAGGGGCCATGCTAACGGCTGTGATTCTTATGATAGGGTCTGTCCTAGTGATTTTGGAAAATATCACAAAGATCGTTCACCCTCAACCCGTTAATGAAAATGGTATCCTCTGGCTGGGAATCATTGCAGTGGCTATTAATGTGCTAGCTAGTCTAGTAGTCCGTAAAGGAAAGACAAAGAACGAGTCAATTCTTAGCTTGCATTTTTTGGAAGACACTCTTGGTTGGTTGGCCGTCATCCTAATGGCGATTATCCTTCGGTATACAGACTGGTATATCCTTGATCCGCTTTTGTCTCTAGTTATTTCTATCTTTATTCTATCGAAAGCCATTCCTCGCTTTTGGAGCGCGCTAAAAATTTTCCTAGATGCTGTGCCAGAAGGGGTCGAGACAAGTGATTTGGAGAAAGATTTAGAGGCTCTACCCAATGTCAAAAGTGTCAACCAACTTAGCATTTGGTCCATGGACGGTTTAGAGAACAATGCTGTTGTCCACATTTGTATCTGGGATTGGGAACAGATGATGGAGACCAAAGAAGTGGTGCGTCAATTTTTAGAAGAAAGAGGCGTGCAGAATATCACTATTGAAGTGGATAGCAGTCAAAGCAATCATGCGCAACATAAGCGGAGGGTGAGAGAATTAGAGCAGAAGCATGGGCATCATCATTAG
- the galR gene encoding DNA-binding transcriptional regulator GalR, whose amino-acid sequence MATLKDIAQLTSVSIATVSRVLNRDQSLSVTEETRHRILTVAEELGYTKHLKTGESHKPKQKIAIIQWVSEQGELDDLYYYQIRLGIEKRAQELDYDILRYFNDHPFTLSEEVIGILCIGKFSRAQISAFEEYQKPLVFLDSDTLSLGHTCIITDFYTAVKQVVVHFLSQGLDRIGILTGLEETTDQEEIIEDKRLENFKDITQAKGIYHEELVFQGIFTAQSGYDLMKEAIHKLGEQLPPAFFAASDSLAIGALRALQEAGISLPDRVSLISFNDTSLTKQVYPPLSSITVYTEEMGRAGMDILNKEVLHGRKIPSLTMLGTRLTLRESTRNE is encoded by the coding sequence ATGGCTACCTTAAAAGACATTGCACAGCTAACCTCTGTCTCTATCGCGACCGTATCCCGTGTCCTCAATCGCGACCAGAGTCTATCTGTTACAGAAGAAACCCGACACCGTATTTTAACTGTCGCTGAAGAGCTGGGCTATACCAAGCACCTCAAGACAGGCGAATCCCATAAGCCCAAGCAGAAAATTGCCATTATCCAATGGGTCAGCGAGCAGGGGGAGCTAGACGACCTCTACTACTACCAGATTCGTCTCGGTATTGAAAAAAGAGCCCAAGAGTTGGACTATGATATCTTGCGCTATTTTAATGACCATCCTTTTACACTGAGTGAGGAAGTAATCGGGATACTCTGTATTGGAAAGTTCAGCCGAGCTCAGATTTCTGCCTTTGAAGAATACCAAAAACCCCTGGTCTTTTTAGACAGCGATACACTTTCATTGGGACATACCTGCATTATTACGGACTTTTACACTGCTGTGAAACAAGTTGTAGTCCATTTCCTCAGTCAGGGACTGGATCGGATTGGCATTCTAACAGGCCTTGAGGAAACAACCGACCAAGAAGAAATCATTGAGGATAAGCGGCTAGAAAATTTCAAAGACATTACCCAAGCAAAAGGAATCTACCATGAAGAACTGGTCTTTCAAGGGATCTTTACTGCCCAGTCTGGCTATGACTTGATGAAGGAGGCCATTCACAAGCTAGGAGAACAACTCCCACCAGCCTTTTTCGCTGCCAGCGATAGTTTAGCCATCGGCGCCCTCCGTGCTCTCCAAGAAGCTGGAATCAGCCTACCAGACCGCGTCAGCCTCATTTCTTTTAACGACACTAGCCTGACCAAGCAGGTCTATCCTCCTCTTTCTAGCATTACCGTCTATACCGAGGAAATGGGCCGAGCAGGTATGGATATTCTTAACAAGGAAGTTCTACACGGTCGCAAAATCCCTAGCCTGACCATGCTGGGAACCAGACTGACCTTGAGGGAAAGTACAAGGAATGAATAG
- a CDS encoding galactokinase, with product MTQHLTAEALRKDFLAVFGQEADQTFFSPGRINLIGEHTDYNGGHVFPAAISLGTYGAARKRDDQVLRFYSANFEDKGIIEVPLADLKFEKDHSWTNYPKGVLHFLQEAGHVIDKGFDFYVYGNIPNGSGLSSSASLELLTGVVAEHLFDLKLDRLDLVKIGKQTENNFIGVNSGIMDQFAIGMGADQRAIYLDTNTLEYDLVPLDLKDNVVVIMNTNKRRELADSKYNERRDECEKAVEELQAALDIQTLGELDEWAFDQYSYLIKDENRLKRARHAVLENQRTLKAQAALQAGDLETFGRLMNASHVSLEHDYEVTGLELDTLVHTAWAQEGVLGARMTGAGFGGCAIALVRKDAVEAFKEAVGKHYEEVVGYAPSFYIAEVAGGTRVLD from the coding sequence ATGACACAACATCTTACTGCTGAAGCCCTTCGTAAAGACTTTCTTGCCGTTTTTGGTCAAGAAGCAGACCAAACCTTCTTTTCACCAGGTCGCATCAATTTGATTGGTGAACACACGGACTACAATGGCGGGCACGTTTTTCCAGCTGCTATTTCCTTGGGAACATACGGTGCAGCTCGCAAGCGTGACGACCAAGTCTTGCGTTTCTACTCAGCTAACTTTGAGGACAAAGGTATCATCGAAGTGCCTCTTGCTGACCTCAAATTTGAAAAAGATCACAGCTGGACCAACTATCCAAAAGGGGTTCTTCATTTCTTGCAAGAAGCTGGACATGTGATTGACAAAGGGTTTGATTTTTATGTTTATGGGAATATCCCAAATGGTTCTGGCTTGTCTTCATCAGCATCTTTGGAACTCTTGACAGGGGTCGTTGCAGAGCATCTCTTTGATTTAAAACTAGACCGTTTGGATTTGGTTAAAATCGGAAAACAAACAGAAAACAACTTTATCGGAGTCAACTCTGGTATCATGGACCAGTTTGCTATCGGTATGGGTGCTGACCAACGTGCCATTTACCTGGATACCAACACCTTGGAGTATGACTTGGTGCCACTTGATTTGAAGGACAATGTCGTTGTTATCATGAACACCAACAAACGTCGTGAACTGGCGGACTCTAAGTACAATGAACGTCGTGATGAGTGTGAAAAAGCAGTAGAAGAATTGCAAGCTGCCTTGGATATTCAGACCTTGGGTGAATTGGATGAGTGGGCCTTTGACCAATATAGCTATCTGATTAAAGACGAAAATCGCTTAAAACGAGCTCGCCATGCTGTGCTTGAAAACCAACGTACTCTTAAAGCTCAAGCAGCCCTTCAAGCAGGTGATTTGGAAACATTTGGTCGCTTGATGAATGCTTCTCACGTTTCTCTAGAACATGACTATGAAGTAACTGGCTTGGAATTGGATACCCTTGTTCATACGGCTTGGGCACAAGAAGGTGTTCTGGGTGCTCGTATGACAGGGGCAGGATTTGGTGGCTGTGCCATTGCCTTGGTGCGAAAAGATGCTGTTGAGGCCTTTAAGGAAGCTGTAGGCAAGCACTACGAGGAAGTAGTTGGATACGCTCCAAGCTTCTATATCGCTGAGGTTGCAGGTGGCACTCGCGTCCTTGACTAG
- a CDS encoding UDP-glucose--hexose-1-phosphate uridylyltransferase: MTLVDKFVTHVIAESSFEEMDRIYLTNRVLARVGDGVLEVETDLDELIDLKDQLVEKAVRLETIEDSQTAREILGAELMDLVTPCPSQVNRDFWTTYAQSPEQAIADFYQLSQKNDYIKLKAISKNIAYRVPSDYGELEITINLSKPEKDPKEIAAAKLVQASNYPQCQLCLENEGYHGRVNHPARSNHRIIRFEMAGQEWGFQYSPYAYFNEHCIFLDGQHRPMAISHQSFERLLAIVEQFPGYFAGSNADLPIVGGSILTHDHYQGGRHVFPMELAPLQKTFCFAGFEQVKAGIVKWPMSVLRLTSDSKEDLINLADKILQEWRQYSDSEVQILAETDGRPHHTITPIARKRDGQFELDLVLRDNQTSAEHPDGIYHPHKDVQHIKKENIGLIEVMGLAILPPRLKAEVEQVASYLVGDGEAVAAYHQEWADQLKAQHLDLADKEKALEIVKDSVGAIFARVLEDAGVYKQTEQGQEAFMRFVEQVGILPD, encoded by the coding sequence GTGACCTTAGTAGATAAATTTGTAACACACGTTATTGCTGAAAGTTCATTTGAGGAAATGGATCGAATCTACCTAACCAATCGTGTCTTGGCACGAGTGGGAGATGGTGTTTTGGAGGTTGAGACTGATCTAGATGAGTTGATTGACCTCAAGGACCAGTTGGTCGAGAAAGCGGTTCGATTAGAGACGATTGAGGATAGTCAGACTGCGCGTGAAATCCTCGGTGCTGAACTGATGGACTTGGTGACCCCTTGTCCAAGTCAGGTTAATCGTGACTTTTGGACAACCTACGCCCAATCTCCCGAACAGGCGATAGCGGATTTTTACCAGCTCAGCCAGAAAAACGACTATATCAAGCTCAAGGCTATTTCTAAGAATATCGCTTATCGCGTTCCATCAGACTATGGAGAGCTTGAGATTACCATCAACCTCTCTAAGCCTGAAAAGGATCCAAAGGAGATTGCGGCAGCTAAGTTGGTTCAAGCTAGCAATTACCCACAGTGTCAGCTTTGTCTAGAGAACGAAGGCTACCATGGTCGGGTTAACCACCCAGCTCGCAGCAATCACCGCATTATCCGTTTTGAAATGGCTGGTCAGGAGTGGGGCTTCCAGTATTCGCCCTATGCTTATTTTAATGAGCACTGTATCTTCTTAGATGGTCAGCATCGACCTATGGCCATTAGTCATCAGAGCTTTGAGCGTCTGCTGGCTATTGTAGAGCAGTTTCCTGGCTATTTTGCAGGCTCTAATGCCGACCTGCCAATCGTGGGAGGCTCTATTCTGACTCATGATCACTATCAAGGAGGCCGTCACGTGTTTCCTATGGAATTGGCTCCCCTGCAAAAGACTTTCTGTTTTGCTGGTTTTGAGCAGGTCAAGGCTGGGATTGTCAAGTGGCCTATGTCAGTGCTTCGTTTGACTTCGGATTCCAAAGAGGATTTGATCAACTTGGCTGATAAGATTTTGCAGGAATGGCGCCAGTATTCAGATTCTGAAGTGCAGATTTTAGCAGAGACAGACGGGAGACCGCATCACACTATCACACCGATTGCGCGTAAGCGTGATGGACAGTTTGAATTGGACTTGGTCTTGCGGGACAATCAGACTTCGGCAGAGCATCCGGATGGCATCTATCATCCCCACAAGGATGTTCAACATATCAAGAAGGAAAATATCGGCTTGATTGAGGTCATGGGCTTGGCTATCTTACCACCTCGTTTGAAAGCGGAAGTGGAGCAAGTTGCAAGCTACCTTGTGGGAGATGGTGAAGCGGTTGCTGCTTATCATCAGGAATGGGCAGACCAGCTTAAAGCCCAACATCTGGACCTAGCAGATAAAGAAAAAGCCCTTGAAATCGTCAAGGACTCTGTGGGTGCTATTTTTGCACGTGTTTTGGAGGATGCAGGAGTTTACAAGCAGACGGAACAAGGACAGGAAGCCTTTATGCGCTTTGTAGAACAGGTCGGAATTTTGCCAGACTAA
- a CDS encoding PaaI family thioesterase, translating to MKDFHFDAISAFENYEIEKMRDGHVVVTTKVVDSSLNYYGNAHGGYLFTLCDQISGLVVISLGLDGVTLQSSINYLKAGKLDDVLTIKGECVHQGRTTCVVDVDITNQEGRNVCKATFTMFVTGQRSEERQVRI from the coding sequence ATGAAAGATTTTCATTTTGACGCTATATCTGCCTTTGAAAATTACGAAATAGAAAAAATGAGAGATGGTCATGTCGTGGTGACGACAAAAGTAGTGGACTCGTCGCTCAACTACTATGGCAATGCCCATGGTGGCTATCTCTTCACCCTTTGTGACCAAATCAGTGGTTTGGTGGTCATCTCGCTGGGGCTTGATGGAGTGACGCTCCAGTCCTCTATCAACTACCTCAAGGCAGGAAAACTCGACGATGTGCTGACCATTAAAGGAGAATGTGTCCATCAAGGTCGCACAACCTGTGTAGTGGATGTGGATATCACCAATCAAGAAGGCAGAAATGTCTGCAAAGCCACCTTTACCATGTTTGTCACAGGCCAGCGGTCAGAAGAAAGACAGGTAAGGATATAG